The Pseudomonadota bacterium genome segment AAGATCGCCGTAAGAAACTCAGTGAACCGCGTAAAAAAGGCGAGCGCCGTGGTGATATGAAGATTATTGTCTCTGCAACAGAGGCTGATATCTACACATGGGCGGTGTCTATTGCGCTTATGGCTGTGATTCTTGTGGTGTTTGTGATGATGGCGATTACAGGAGTCGGTGCGTAATGTTACTGACTGGACTGATTCAAGCCTCTGCCGTTGTTGCCTTTAGTGTACTCTTTAACATTATGGTGCGCTTTGCGGCACTCCTTTACGATATTGAGGCGATTGTCTTTACCTGTGTGAGTGTGATTGCAACAGGTATGATGCTCTCGCTGTTTGCAGGGCCGGGTAAGCTTGTGAGTGCAACGCTCCGGTCTCCTGCCACGTGGGCCTACGGTATTTCCGCTGTTGGGATCTTCCTGCTGGATGTGTACCTTGCGCGCTATGTGAGTGCCACTGAAGTGAGCCTGTTTGGCCGTATGGCGATTCCTGTGTCTCTTCTTATGTCGTGGATTATCTTTAAGCGTTATAAAGGCATGAGCGACTGGGTGGGGCTTATCTTTGTTGTGATTGGTCTTGGACTGCTGTTTATGATTCAAAACCCAGCACACCTGAGCATCATTATTATGATTGTCATGGGGATTGGTCTTGTGCAAGCCGGTGAAGTGATCTTTGCCGAGCGTCATAGTGAGTCACAGACAGCGCAGGAAGAAGGTAACATGCGTGATAAAGCCCGTGTGGTTGGCTTTGTAAGTTTTGTAACGGCGATGATGTTCCTTGTTCTGGTGTTTACAGGATCTCTGCTTAAGGCATATGTATTCCCAAGTAGCTCAGTGGTTGGTTTCTTCCCAGATCTCATTCGTTACGCTCATGCGCCAAGCATTTGGTGTGGTCTATTTTATGGTGTTGTTATTGCCAGCGTTGGGCGTTACTGCTTCTGGTCGGCAAGTTATAAACTCAAGGCAGACAACATCCTTGCGATGCTCGCCTTTGTCCCGCTGATGACTTACGTGATTGAATACCTGATGACACTTAACCCAGCTTTCATGATGAACGAGACGATGTTTAGTGGTGAGCGCGGTAAAATTCTGCTGCTCTCTAGTATCATTATGTGTATTGGTTCTGGTTTCTCAGTATTTCTGCGTGTGCATAAAGAGTTTGAAAAAGAGCGTACAGGTGACTTTATGGCAGACGTGAAGCGTGCGTTGACGATTCAGTCTGATGACCTTGCGCCCATTCACCATGCAAAGAGTGCGCGTGATGACTTTGATATTATTCAAATGACAATGGCCTACACGGGTGGAGACAGTAAAAAGGCGGCTCAATTATTGGGTGTTCCTGAAGGGACGCTCAAAGTGGTACATGCGGGCGGTGGTAAGTACGCGCTGGTGCGTAGCCAAAGCCAGATGGTGGCACGTAACTACCGTTCACGCGTGGCAAGCCGTGATGCGCTGACAGAGCTCTACAATCGTTCAGGCTTCCTTAGTAAAGCAGATGCGAAGCTTGCTAAGAACAAGACAGCAAGCGTGTTTTACATTGATCTGGATAAGTTTAAGCCAATTAACGATACCTACGGCCATGAAGCAGGGGACACTGTTCTTAAAGTCATGGCGCAGCGCATGCAAGACGTGCTTAGCAGCAAGGCGATGATCTGCCGCATGGGTGGAGACGAGTTTTGTGCCTTGACGCTTGGCACAACAAAAGTGAATGCCAACAAGCTGAAGCGTGACCTTGAAAAAATCCTCAAAGAGCCTGTGCTTTGGGAAGGCTCTAATATTGAATTAGGCGGCTCAGTGGGCCTCGCACAATTCCCGAAAGATGGTAAAGACATCGGTAGCCTTATTAAGGTGGCTGACGAAAGCATGTATGGTGTTAAAAAAGCGCGTTAGTTTTTTATTGGCTTGCTTTCAGTCTTTCATTTTGAAAATCGTAGATTTTACAAAATAAAATCCAGCGCAATCTATGGTCTTGGTTTAAAACGTTATTCTTCAAAAACAGCCTTCGCTCTGTTTTTAGTTGTTTTAAACCGCTCAAAACCTCTTAAGGTTTTGGCTTCGTTTCACTGCGCACTCGCGTAGGCCGGCATTCCTCGTGTGTCTCTCTGTCAGCTATTGTTTCTTATGCTACCTATAAGAGTACTCATATATATCTGTTTACCTTTTTTGATTCGCTAGCATTCCGCTGGCAGGATATATGTGTTTCTGATTCAAGGAAAAACTGAGATGACAAAACTGATCGCTTCCGCAATCTTTGCAACTCTTGCTCTGGCTGGTACCGCCATGGCAAAGCCTTATGTTGTTGATACAGCACATGGTGAAAAAATTGTGCTGGAAGTTCAGCACAGTGGTGACTGGTGCATCACTTCCGCTCGTTTTGATCGCGCATGCCATTCTCGTGAAGAATGGAAACAATCCGGTTGGAACACAGGCTTCATGGTTCGCTCTATGGCCCTCAAGATGGAAGAAAAAGGAGACTTGTCTCCTGAGGAGAATCCTTTTCGTTAAGGAGCCCTGAAGAAATCGAGAACGTCCCCTTTTAGGGGGCGTTTGCTTTTTGAGGTTCATGAAATGACAAAGCCCCCGCAAAAACGGGGGCTTTGTATCGTTTAACGACGGTTGCCATCGGCGGCAACGATATCGTTGTAGATGGTCATAATTTCCATGTGCGTTGCATTCAGCTGCTGGAAGAGCGCGTCTTGCTCTGCCCAAACACAGGCTGCACCAGATGTTGCTGTATAGGACTTGGCCTCTTGGTAGGTGTTCTGGTACTGCTGTTGCAGGTCTGGGACAGTTTGGTAGCGTTCCCACAGGTTTCCACCCATACGCTTTGCCACCAAAACTGAGGCTGCATTTTCGGCATCAGCTTCCCAACGGTCCCATTCACCTACTTGGGTCATATGGTAGATGTGAACCATACTCACGTCTGAGCAGGGCAGGGGTGGTTGTTCTTCATTGGCTTGCCGCATGCCTGATATGGCGGTGAGCAGCATGGCCATCACAACCACAACGGCAAAGGCGACAAGCACAATAATAAACAGTTTCGGGTTAGATTTACCCATGATTAAACTCCTAGAGAAAAGAAAAGGGAGAATTATTTGTATACATTTATGGTGTTAATTCTCTAAAATGTCAAATATATTGTCAGTTATGTTGAAAATGTAGTATTTGAATACCGTTACATAAGAAATTACCTAACCATGAATACGTGCGACCTTCCTGCGTGTTGCAGGCGTGGATGGGCTGGAGTTCTTTGGCAACTCGGAAAACTTCGTTGAGCTGAAGTGGGTGCGTGAAGGTGATACCGTCCGCATCACATACAGCGCTTCGGAAGATCCGAACATCAAAGAAGTGTCGGTTGCTATCCAAGCTTTCGACCGTGTGGGTGATGCGCTGCAAGGCGAGTAATCCAATAGGTCTTTCAAACGAACAGATGGCGCCCCTCTCAGGGTGCCATTTTTTTTGTGCTTTGGTTTGTGGGGAGGGGCATAAGAAAGCACTATAACTGTGTGTGCCTTTTGGTAAATGTCAGCATTCTGCTGATATTGAGGCATGCGTTTTTCTCGAGGAGAGACCCATGAAAGCTTTGTTTGTAACCGTTCTGGCTGTGACTCTTGTTGCTGGCCCTGTCAGCGCGCAGTCGATCACTCTGTTTGGTGGTGGCATAACCATCAGCACCAGCAAGGGTGGCGGCACCAATGCGTGCATCCGTAAGGATGGCAATGGCGGTTGTATCCGCCTTCCGGGTAAAAACCGGAAGTAAATCGATTTGAAGATAAGAGCGTCTCCCTTTCATTTGGGGAGGCGCTTTTTTATGCCTTAAGGCCTTGAAAGGTCAAAAAAGACCCCCATATCAGCAGTAATACCCGTCATCTTATGTCGTCCCTTTGTCTCTTGAAAGGAGATATCCTCATGAAACAGTTGCTTTTTGGCGCTTGTGCACTGGCTTTGACTGCTGGTGCAGCCCTCGCAACAGAAATCGTGGAGCGGCCCTACGCGTTTAACAACCCGTCGGCCAACAGCATGGAAGTTGTCCATTACACCGACCTTGATGTGGTGTGCTTTGAAGAGGATAAGCACACTTGGGGCTTTGGCTTCAGTTGCTACACCAGCGAAAAAATGGGCGAAGGCTTCATGAGCCGCATGCCGTTTGATCGCGTGGAAGAGTTTGTGACCACAGACGGCGCAGAACGCAAGCGTGTGGTACATGTTCCTGAGCTGGGCCTCATTATCCTTGAAGTGCAGCGCTATGAACATGGTCATGGCCAATCGGTCTTCACCTATGAAGAGTTCGGTTGGCTGCGCATTGACGATCTGGGCATTGAGCCTTCCTACCGAACCAAATAATCGAAAAAAGAAAGCCTCCCTTAGGGGAGGTTTTTCTTATCTTATTGACAGGTAAATTATGAATGTATACGTTTAGTGCAATTCTTATCTATTTCTCTTTTCTTTTGATGGAGTAAATCCAATGAAAAAGCTTGTTTTAGGCGTTTGTGCCTTAACGTTGTCTGCAGGTATGGCCATGGCCACTGAAGTTGTCACTGGCAACTTGATGGATCAAGGTGATCATTTCACTGCCCCAAAAATCATTCATTTGGTGGATGTGGGTTTGGTGTGCATTTCACAAGACAAAGGTAACAAATGGACTTCGTCCTGCTTTACTTATGCACAGCTTGGCGCTGAGCGCTTGGCTGTGATGGGCATTGAGCCCAACCCTGACTACCCGCTGAATTAAGCTTCTCTTCAATTGGAGTTATCCCACATGAAAAAGTTACTTCTTGCCGCAGCCCTTGTTGCTGCTCCTCTTGCAGCCTCAGCTGAAGTTGTTCAGCTGAACCAAACTACTGGCTTGAGCAATAAGCGCAGTGCAATGACAGGTTACTATGATCAGACCTCCCAGCAATACTGCCTTGTCATCATTGATGCTGATGGTGTTGGTATGGACTGCAAACCTGTCCATGAGCTTTCAGAGCAGGCGCAAAGAAATATTCTTGGCGACAGCTATGAAGCCGATACGCCCACAGGCAACTAAACCGATTGCAAATCCCCCGTTTTTACGGGGGATTTTGCTGTTTTTAACCCTTATAAAACAAGGTGCCTAAAAAATAGTCAAAAAAGACCTGTTTTTTGCCTGAAAAACGCCGAAAAACTAGGAGGTGAAAGGGGGGTGTGGTATAGTTGACACCTATTTATAAATAAAAAGAAAACAGCGCATCTGAGACGCGCGAAAAGACGGAGTGATCCTATGAGCGATGACATCAAAAATAACGGAACAGAAGACATGCAAGATACAGGCACAGATGTGGCTGTTGCTGGCGGTGGTGATGACGGTGGCGATGGGCCACTGAACATGCAAGGCGTAAGCGCGATCTCTATTGTAGATGAGATGCGTAAGAG includes the following:
- a CDS encoding diguanylate cyclase, producing the protein MLLTGLIQASAVVAFSVLFNIMVRFAALLYDIEAIVFTCVSVIATGMMLSLFAGPGKLVSATLRSPATWAYGISAVGIFLLDVYLARYVSATEVSLFGRMAIPVSLLMSWIIFKRYKGMSDWVGLIFVVIGLGLLFMIQNPAHLSIIIMIVMGIGLVQAGEVIFAERHSESQTAQEEGNMRDKARVVGFVSFVTAMMFLVLVFTGSLLKAYVFPSSSVVGFFPDLIRYAHAPSIWCGLFYGVVIASVGRYCFWSASYKLKADNILAMLAFVPLMTYVIEYLMTLNPAFMMNETMFSGERGKILLLSSIIMCIGSGFSVFLRVHKEFEKERTGDFMADVKRALTIQSDDLAPIHHAKSARDDFDIIQMTMAYTGGDSKKAAQLLGVPEGTLKVVHAGGGKYALVRSQSQMVARNYRSRVASRDALTELYNRSGFLSKADAKLAKNKTASVFYIDLDKFKPINDTYGHEAGDTVLKVMAQRMQDVLSSKAMICRMGGDEFCALTLGTTKVNANKLKRDLEKILKEPVLWEGSNIELGGSVGLAQFPKDGKDIGSLIKVADESMYGVKKAR